From a region of the Flavobacterium branchiarum genome:
- a CDS encoding LysM peptidoglycan-binding domain-containing protein, with protein MIVKNTTLSVLLLSTMGLFAQEVAQTNTVVKPEIKISYLDSVKKSFVNDEYASRVDSLWMKELVSLDIYEDLTKDIQTINSDAKVDYELPTELLKQRLAAMNEKSPFNIQYNQGLENIIKSFLKNRKKSFSRLMALSEYYFPMFEEAFAKQNVPLEIKYLAVVESALNPKAVSKMGATGLWQFMYHTGKQYNLKIDSFIDERSDPLKASVAAADYMSKMFKIFGDWELVLASYNSGPGNVSKAIRRSGGKKTYWDIRNHLPKETQGYVPAFLATMYLYEYHKEHGINPDRAVVQHFETDTIRIKEKMTFKQISNLLDVPEAQLQLLNPSYKLNVVPFYQDEEHFLRLPKEKASVFASNEDKIYAYLNYDSSPKSNQVQTLIASTKVASPRSTQTVVSKTQLYKVRSGDNLGAIASKYNVSIVQLKKWNNLKSNSIALGRNLKIISETKIIKKDINEVKLAPAVDKKRTEEAIAIVEDKNTKEPQASLYVVQTGDNLSSIARKLNVSVADLKEWNGLTAENMDMVTPMKKLVIQSKEEESDNKPEVLVASNSIDTYKKKGTTAKNNAIDYYVKKGDSLYSIAKKYPGVTISDIKKWNDIENGDIKPGMKLKING; from the coding sequence ATGATTGTAAAAAATACCACATTATCAGTACTCCTGTTATCCACAATGGGCTTGTTTGCACAAGAAGTTGCACAAACAAATACCGTTGTAAAACCGGAAATCAAAATTTCGTATTTAGATTCAGTTAAGAAATCTTTCGTAAATGATGAATATGCAAGTCGCGTAGATAGTCTTTGGATGAAAGAATTAGTGAGTTTAGATATTTATGAAGATTTAACAAAAGATATCCAAACCATAAATTCAGATGCAAAGGTAGATTATGAATTGCCAACAGAGTTGCTCAAACAACGATTGGCGGCAATGAACGAGAAATCACCCTTTAACATTCAGTATAATCAAGGGTTGGAAAATATTATAAAGTCATTCTTAAAAAATCGTAAAAAATCATTTTCTCGATTAATGGCTTTATCAGAATATTATTTTCCGATGTTCGAAGAAGCATTTGCTAAACAGAACGTTCCTTTAGAAATAAAATATTTAGCCGTTGTAGAATCTGCTTTAAACCCTAAAGCAGTTTCTAAAATGGGCGCCACAGGACTTTGGCAGTTCATGTACCACACAGGTAAACAATACAATCTAAAAATAGATTCGTTTATCGATGAACGCAGTGATCCTTTAAAAGCCTCAGTTGCAGCTGCCGATTATATGTCAAAGATGTTCAAAATTTTTGGCGATTGGGAACTAGTTCTTGCTTCATACAATTCAGGTCCAGGAAATGTATCAAAAGCCATTCGTCGTTCTGGTGGAAAGAAAACCTATTGGGATATTCGCAACCACTTACCTAAAGAAACACAAGGATATGTTCCCGCTTTTTTAGCAACAATGTATCTTTATGAATACCATAAAGAACACGGTATAAATCCAGATAGAGCTGTTGTACAACATTTTGAAACAGATACGATACGAATTAAAGAGAAGATGACATTCAAGCAAATCTCCAATTTGCTAGATGTTCCCGAAGCACAATTACAGCTTTTAAACCCGTCATATAAACTCAATGTAGTTCCATTTTATCAAGATGAAGAACATTTTTTGAGGTTGCCAAAAGAAAAAGCTTCTGTGTTTGCTTCCAATGAAGATAAGATTTACGCTTACCTGAATTATGATTCAAGTCCGAAATCTAATCAAGTACAAACCTTAATCGCTTCGACCAAAGTAGCTTCGCCTAGATCGACACAAACAGTCGTATCAAAAACACAACTTTATAAAGTTCGTTCAGGTGATAATTTAGGAGCAATTGCAAGTAAATACAATGTTTCAATTGTTCAGTTAAAGAAATGGAATAATCTAAAAAGTAACTCCATTGCTTTAGGAAGAAATTTAAAAATTATTTCTGAAACTAAAATTATTAAGAAAGACATTAATGAAGTGAAATTAGCTCCTGCTGTTGATAAAAAACGTACAGAAGAAGCAATTGCAATTGTTGAAGATAAAAATACGAAAGAACCACAAGCATCACTTTATGTAGTGCAAACAGGAGATAACTTAAGTAGTATTGCAAGAAAACTAAATGTATCGGTTGCTGATTTAAAAGAATGGAACGGATTAACAGCTGAGAACATGGATATGGTAACTCCAATGAAAAAGTTAGTTATCCAATCGAAAGAAGAAGAGTCTGATAACAAACCAGAAGTTTTAGTTGCATCCAACAGCATTGATACTTATAAGAAAAAAGGAACCACTGCAAAAAATAATGCAATTGATTATTATGTAAAAAAAGGAGATTCGCTATATAGCATCGCAAAAAAATATCCAGGGGTAACCATTTCGGATATTAAAAAGTGGAATGATATAGAAAACGGTGATATTAAACCAGGAATGAAACTTAAAATAAACGGATAA
- a CDS encoding DUF4837 family protein translates to MNKTHFLLLIIPFMLFSCLKKNERIHQHKNSSKINTISIIIDDQLWYGEVGDSIRNKFASPVVGLIQEEPLFTINQYPAKLLEGFMTDGRNIIVVKKSNVNKFEITKNVYTAPQNVFRISGKSVSDILNAFEIHTPQIIRIIRETEIAQCQKINSKSLLDPAILNNKFHIKLDVPTGYQYVLHKRNFIWLKKEMASGSTSLLIYQVPINNITNSSNIVGNIVRMRDSVGRYIKGREPNTRMITEEAYAPYFSKITLDGKTAYETKGTWDLRNDFMTGPFINYAIVDKAYNRILVLEGFCYSPSHEERDSMLELEAIIKSVKINNR, encoded by the coding sequence ATGAATAAAACCCATTTTTTATTGCTTATAATTCCGTTTATGTTATTCTCATGTCTTAAAAAGAATGAGAGGATACATCAGCACAAGAATAGCAGTAAAATAAACACAATCTCGATTATTATAGATGATCAGTTGTGGTACGGAGAAGTAGGAGACAGCATCCGAAATAAATTTGCTTCACCGGTTGTTGGGCTTATCCAAGAAGAGCCTTTATTTACCATAAATCAATATCCAGCCAAATTATTAGAAGGTTTTATGACCGATGGGCGAAATATTATTGTGGTTAAAAAATCGAATGTTAATAAATTCGAAATTACCAAAAATGTATACACAGCACCTCAGAATGTGTTCCGAATATCAGGAAAATCAGTTTCGGATATTTTAAATGCTTTTGAAATACACACCCCACAGATCATTCGAATCATCAGGGAAACCGAAATTGCTCAATGCCAAAAGATCAACAGTAAATCATTGTTGGATCCAGCCATTCTTAATAACAAGTTTCATATCAAATTAGATGTTCCAACGGGATATCAATATGTGTTGCATAAGCGTAATTTTATTTGGCTTAAAAAAGAAATGGCAAGTGGAAGCACTAGTTTACTCATTTATCAAGTTCCGATAAATAACATAACCAATAGTTCTAATATCGTGGGCAATATTGTGAGAATGCGGGATTCGGTAGGAAGATATATAAAAGGCAGAGAACCCAATACTCGAATGATTACAGAAGAAGCCTATGCGCCTTATTTTTCTAAAATTACCCTTGACGGAAAAACAGCTTACGAAACTAAAGGAACTTGGGATTTAAGAAACGACTTTATGACTGGCCCATTCATTAATTACGCTATTGTTGATAAAGCCTATAATCGTATATTAGTCCTGGAGGGCTTTTGTTATTCTCCTTCGCATGAAGAACGAGACTCAATGTTAGAACTGGAAGCTATTATCAAATCGGTTAAAATTAACAACCGATAA
- a CDS encoding GNAT family N-acetyltransferase — MKLNWKIKPFEALTVHELYDTLKLRSEVFVVEQNCVYLDIDGKDKLALHLIGEYEGKIVAHARLFDAGISFDNASIGRVVVSGDYRDKKWGHDLMTEAIAGVKSHFGKTAITIGAQLYLKKFYESHGFIQTSEMYLEDDIPHIEMVRN; from the coding sequence ATGAAACTAAATTGGAAAATAAAGCCTTTTGAGGCATTAACTGTTCATGAACTATACGATACTCTAAAATTAAGAAGTGAAGTCTTTGTCGTGGAGCAAAACTGCGTTTATTTGGATATTGATGGTAAAGACAAACTAGCATTACACTTAATAGGCGAATATGAAGGTAAAATTGTAGCCCATGCGCGCCTTTTTGATGCAGGAATTAGTTTTGATAACGCGTCAATAGGAAGAGTTGTGGTAAGTGGCGATTACCGAGATAAAAAATGGGGACATGATTTAATGACAGAAGCAATTGCTGGAGTCAAATCGCACTTTGGAAAAACAGCTATCACCATTGGAGCGCAATTGTATTTAAAAAAATTCTATGAAAGCCACGGTTTTATACAAACTAGCGAAATGTATCTAGAAGATGATATTCCGCACATAGAGATGGTAAGAAACTAA